A stretch of the bacterium genome encodes the following:
- a CDS encoding T9SS type A sorting domain-containing protein, whose amino-acid sequence MVWIIFALICSSLCVAQPVHGPFVILASDSSSYLSQMRIAPGDSTKAVLFFQRSHGGERMIQKRDLLFASDTLATDSQVVYFAPSGTSAIEVVAAKPNGDWLIVQRRNSQHWVRWETQGDTSNFFAPIQCFDPLNPYASLYGFQVNSLDNGRWLVSYLNWYLAGPWEEQALCGISYELDAASPVDSCVWSDFSSYWPNVFPQLFTLPAESQTEFVLASSYDNSLEEPNFLIASTDSCPAQEESVERYLEGCAMDIRRGRDGTLLALQRSCPVVGGDLRYWVTAFDSSGMLWQAEPHPVPLNYEKIVWHRDFGWAALFYTSRFIDLVRIAANGDLAEPRGTVFWWDGAYQVDEVEALIADDGTIHIVWREFIPGQALLHRYQYATLHWDAALDSRDAPAPLPQSVSLSAFPNPFNSSVQIKYEMPRADKVRLRVFNTLGQGIATLFDGRAGAGVYTQNWTPEAIAGGVYFIRLECGAFVTTQKVLYIR is encoded by the coding sequence ATGGTTTGGATCATATTTGCTCTGATTTGTTCGAGTCTCTGCGTTGCGCAACCCGTTCACGGACCGTTTGTGATTCTCGCGAGCGATTCGTCAAGTTATCTTTCACAGATGCGCATCGCGCCGGGAGACAGCACGAAAGCTGTGCTTTTCTTCCAACGATCGCACGGCGGCGAGCGCATGATTCAGAAACGGGATTTGCTCTTTGCTTCCGACACACTTGCGACAGATTCGCAAGTTGTCTACTTCGCGCCGAGCGGGACTTCTGCCATTGAAGTGGTCGCTGCAAAACCTAACGGTGATTGGCTCATCGTTCAGAGACGAAACAGCCAGCATTGGGTAAGGTGGGAAACTCAGGGAGATACGTCGAACTTCTTCGCTCCAATACAGTGTTTCGATCCGTTAAATCCCTACGCTTCGCTCTATGGCTTCCAGGTTAATTCTCTCGACAATGGTCGATGGCTTGTCTCCTATCTAAACTGGTATTTGGCGGGTCCATGGGAGGAACAGGCTTTGTGCGGGATCAGTTATGAATTGGATGCTGCGTCACCAGTTGATTCCTGTGTCTGGAGTGACTTCTCTTCGTATTGGCCGAACGTCTTTCCACAACTGTTCACTCTGCCCGCTGAGAGTCAAACGGAATTTGTCCTTGCATCGTCCTACGATAACAGTTTGGAAGAACCGAACTTCCTGATTGCTTCTACTGATTCGTGCCCTGCGCAGGAAGAAAGCGTCGAGCGGTATCTTGAAGGCTGTGCTATGGATATTCGCCGCGGCCGTGACGGAACTTTATTGGCGTTGCAGCGTTCTTGTCCTGTGGTCGGTGGAGATTTGCGTTACTGGGTGACTGCCTTTGACTCTTCGGGAATGCTGTGGCAGGCAGAGCCGCACCCCGTTCCCCTCAACTACGAGAAGATTGTCTGGCATCGGGACTTCGGCTGGGCTGCTCTATTCTACACCAGCCGATTCATTGATCTCGTGAGGATTGCGGCGAATGGTGACTTGGCCGAACCTCGTGGAACGGTGTTTTGGTGGGACGGCGCCTATCAGGTTGATGAAGTTGAGGCTCTGATTGCTGATGACGGCACAATTCACATCGTCTGGCGCGAGTTTATTCCCGGACAGGCGTTGCTCCATCGCTATCAGTATGCGACACTGCATTGGGATGCGGCTCTCGACAGTCGCGATGCTCCTGCGCCGCTGCCGCAATCCGTTTCCCTGTCCGCTTTTCCAAACCCGTTCAACTCGTCTGTACAGATCAAGTATGAGATGCCGCGAGCGGACAAGGTGCGCTTAAGAGTTTTCAACACGCTGGGTCAGGGCATCGCCACACTTTTCGACGGCCGCGCAGGCGCCGGAGTTTATACGCAGAATTGGACGCCGGAGGCAATTGCCGGAGGTGTGTATTTCATCAGACTCGAATGCGGCGCGTTTGTGACTACGCAAAAGGTTTTGTACATTAGATAG
- a CDS encoding TonB-dependent receptor: MSTIRLFALIAVLLFFTHAFGQAKPVTVVEAGSLTPLPKVWVFDEAETILLQTDSSGYFDYARFSDKHHIVFFHPDYVRRVLTRRQIEQENFTVALERVRFTSQEVVVHGHRFGGERKDVPQVVTTVTPRQIRFGNPPTTADALAQNGNVFVQKSQQGGGSPMIRGFAANSVLMVIDGVRMNNAIYRGGNLQNSISVDANSLGSAEVLFGPGSVQYGSDALGGVMLFNTREILPSLGKETRLGANAATRYATTNNERTVTGTAEIGFRRVALLITSTYSEFGDMRSGARRSDAYPDFGVRPEYVVREGEEDVVRVNDNDRVQTPTGYSQANTLFKLRYWASTNWNVNYSLLHTTSSKIPRYDRLTQYRNGNLRYAEWYYGPQDWLLNRLSILHTSDHHFFDHLNAILAVQNVEESRHDRSFGNDRLNSRTEQVDVYSLNLDFDKELKDAVLYYGAEAVYNDVTSTAEGRNIVTGEKSVISTRYPDGGSTVTSLAAYIGGRKPVAEHLTVTVGARATANMLNSKFVNKDFFAFPFDELEVNSSAQTYSGGAVWSPNQWTLRGTLSSGFRAPNVDDAAKVFDSEPGLVVVPNPDLKSELSYNAELGIERRLGASRVGGNAYFSILQDAMVRRDFQFNGQDSILYDGTMSRVQAIVNAGEGYITGFDLFGEIKLTQQWSARTSLTYTSGRDTEDDVPLRHIPPLFGQTSLMYEAAIWNAELWSRYNNWKQLHDLAPDDDAYTDDGIPSWWTLNLRGSVRPVTHLEVTAGLENIFDLHYRPYGSGISAPGRNLIVSLRAAL, encoded by the coding sequence ATGTCCACAATTCGCCTGTTTGCCTTGATCGCAGTCCTTCTCTTTTTCACGCACGCCTTCGGTCAGGCCAAACCGGTCACGGTCGTCGAGGCGGGTTCACTCACACCACTGCCGAAAGTCTGGGTGTTCGATGAAGCCGAGACAATTCTTCTGCAGACGGATTCGTCGGGCTATTTTGACTACGCTCGTTTCTCGGATAAGCACCACATCGTCTTTTTTCATCCCGACTACGTGCGCCGCGTGCTGACTAGACGGCAGATTGAGCAGGAGAACTTCACAGTCGCACTCGAGCGCGTGCGCTTCACCTCTCAGGAAGTGGTTGTGCACGGTCATCGATTTGGAGGCGAGCGCAAGGACGTGCCGCAAGTTGTCACAACGGTTACGCCGAGGCAAATCCGGTTCGGAAATCCTCCCACGACCGCCGACGCGCTGGCACAGAACGGAAATGTGTTTGTGCAGAAGAGTCAGCAGGGCGGAGGCTCACCGATGATTCGCGGCTTTGCGGCGAACTCTGTGCTGATGGTGATTGACGGCGTACGGATGAACAACGCAATCTATCGCGGCGGCAATTTGCAGAATTCAATTTCGGTGGATGCCAATTCGCTCGGCTCGGCCGAAGTCTTGTTCGGCCCCGGCTCGGTTCAATACGGCAGCGACGCGCTCGGCGGTGTGATGCTCTTTAATACCCGCGAGATTCTCCCGTCATTGGGCAAGGAAACACGTTTGGGCGCCAATGCCGCGACCCGCTACGCAACGACCAATAACGAACGAACCGTCACCGGCACAGCGGAGATTGGCTTCAGGCGCGTCGCACTGCTGATTACCAGCACCTACAGCGAATTCGGCGACATGCGCAGCGGGGCACGGCGAAGTGACGCCTATCCCGACTTCGGTGTGCGGCCAGAGTACGTCGTGCGGGAAGGTGAAGAAGACGTTGTCCGCGTCAATGACAACGACCGCGTGCAGACCCCAACCGGCTATTCGCAGGCCAACACGCTCTTCAAGCTGCGCTATTGGGCAAGCACGAATTGGAACGTCAACTACTCGCTTCTGCACACGACCAGTTCGAAAATTCCGCGCTACGACCGTCTTACGCAATACCGAAACGGGAACTTGCGCTATGCCGAGTGGTATTACGGCCCGCAGGACTGGCTGTTGAACCGTCTGTCGATTCTGCACACGTCCGATCATCACTTCTTTGATCATCTCAACGCGATTCTGGCCGTGCAGAACGTCGAAGAGAGCCGGCATGACCGCAGCTTCGGCAACGACAGATTGAATTCGCGCACCGAGCAGGTGGATGTTTACTCGTTGAATCTCGATTTTGACAAAGAGCTGAAAGACGCCGTGCTCTATTACGGCGCCGAAGCGGTTTACAACGACGTCACCTCGACCGCCGAAGGGCGCAACATCGTCACGGGAGAGAAGAGCGTCATTTCCACCCGCTATCCCGACGGCGGCAGCACCGTCACTTCGCTTGCGGCATATATCGGCGGGCGCAAGCCAGTCGCCGAACATCTGACCGTCACCGTCGGCGCGCGCGCGACGGCCAATATGTTGAACTCGAAATTCGTGAACAAGGATTTCTTCGCGTTCCCGTTTGACGAGCTGGAAGTCAACTCCAGCGCGCAGACTTACAGCGGCGGCGCGGTTTGGAGTCCGAATCAGTGGACCTTGCGCGGAACGCTCTCGAGTGGATTCCGCGCACCGAATGTGGACGACGCTGCAAAGGTGTTTGACAGCGAGCCTGGACTTGTGGTCGTGCCTAACCCTGACTTGAAATCTGAACTTTCCTACAACGCGGAACTCGGCATTGAACGCAGACTCGGAGCATCGCGCGTGGGAGGTAATGCGTACTTTTCAATTCTTCAAGATGCGATGGTGCGGCGCGACTTTCAGTTTAACGGACAGGATTCGATTCTTTACGACGGCACGATGTCCCGTGTGCAGGCAATCGTAAACGCGGGCGAAGGATACATTACGGGTTTTGACCTGTTCGGCGAGATTAAGTTGACTCAGCAGTGGTCGGCCCGCACGTCGCTTACTTATACATCCGGACGCGACACTGAAGACGATGTGCCGCTGCGCCACATACCGCCCCTGTTCGGACAGACCAGCCTGATGTACGAAGCAGCGATTTGGAACGCCGAACTCTGGAGCCGCTATAACAATTGGAAGCAACTCCATGATCTCGCTCCCGATGACGATGCCTACACCGACGACGGCATCCCCTCGTGGTGGACGCTCAACTTGCGCGGCAGCGTCCGTCCTGTCACTCATCTCGAGGTTACCGCCGGTTTGGAAAATATTTTTGATCTGCACTACCGACCCTACGGTTCCGGCATCAGCGCGCCGGGAAGAAATCTGATCGTCAGTTTGAGAGCGGCATTGTAG
- a CDS encoding T9SS type A sorting domain-containing protein codes for MIAFILFLMATSAVAQPVHGPYVVATADDEIKEFEVCVRGDTVDVLSLLRFSSYYFGYSLRDTEPLSSFAVLIPGDYPVRQLLDMTAASPERWVCLLHRNTREDGSTYGSFYFTTDLLFGHSSESEMINVETSSYVDSPNYHQGSWTEGHALQLNEGRIDVSYYIADIGPFDVWYTAGAHEYDAELNEVNSTSMIDYLGGPYVERGNRVIATGLPGDSLLAWSAWPPSGVRMFLGPWTEVEGYNCSFTATCEYLNLQESFLTDAGRIIGAFDDATLRQFIPGEDNTAECVAFAASGLDNVSAWAFHPSFGFAALQANPGSVLLARIDTAGNAVHPIGMLYGADGPPFVVDADLAITDDGKVVAVWSEYDEWGEGPRVLQLAWVDWMTYLAAPEHSIPTIPREHTISVHPNPFNSTVTIRYELPQAGPVTLKVYDLHGRLVETLIDDFTSAGKNEIQWSPEVFSSGVFFLSLDAPRVHTIRKLLYLK; via the coding sequence ATGATTGCGTTTATTCTGTTTCTTATGGCGACCAGTGCGGTTGCACAGCCGGTGCATGGGCCGTATGTGGTTGCAACTGCGGATGACGAGATCAAGGAATTCGAAGTCTGTGTGCGCGGCGACACGGTTGACGTGTTAAGTCTGCTCCGTTTCTCGTCGTACTATTTTGGTTATAGCTTGCGCGATACCGAACCGCTGAGCAGTTTCGCCGTGCTGATTCCGGGTGACTATCCCGTCAGGCAGCTGCTTGATATGACTGCGGCGTCTCCGGAAAGGTGGGTCTGTCTTCTGCATCGGAATACACGAGAAGATGGAAGTACGTATGGGTCGTTCTATTTCACGACCGACCTGCTCTTTGGCCATAGCTCCGAGTCCGAGATGATTAACGTCGAGACAAGCAGCTACGTTGACTCTCCGAATTATCATCAAGGTAGTTGGACAGAGGGACATGCTTTACAGCTCAACGAAGGTCGAATCGACGTCTCCTACTACATTGCGGACATCGGGCCGTTTGATGTATGGTATACTGCCGGCGCGCACGAGTATGATGCCGAACTGAATGAAGTGAACAGCACGTCGATGATTGACTATCTCGGCGGTCCGTATGTCGAACGCGGGAACCGAGTCATTGCGACAGGTCTACCGGGGGATAGCCTCCTTGCATGGTCGGCATGGCCGCCGTCCGGCGTTAGGATGTTTCTGGGTCCTTGGACGGAAGTTGAGGGCTACAATTGCAGTTTCACAGCAACGTGTGAGTATCTAAATTTACAGGAATCCTTTCTGACCGACGCGGGAAGAATCATCGGAGCTTTCGACGACGCGACGCTCAGACAGTTCATTCCGGGCGAAGATAATACGGCGGAGTGTGTCGCGTTTGCGGCTTCGGGATTGGACAATGTGAGCGCGTGGGCTTTTCACCCGTCATTCGGATTCGCAGCACTGCAAGCAAACCCCGGAAGCGTGTTGCTCGCCCGAATTGATACCGCAGGAAACGCTGTCCATCCAATTGGCATGCTGTACGGAGCGGACGGTCCTCCTTTTGTCGTGGATGCGGACCTTGCTATTACAGATGATGGAAAAGTTGTCGCCGTCTGGAGTGAATACGATGAATGGGGAGAAGGACCGCGCGTGCTGCAACTCGCATGGGTGGATTGGATGACCTACCTTGCGGCGCCCGAGCACTCCATTCCCACGATTCCTCGCGAACACACAATTTCCGTTCATCCCAATCCGTTTAACAGCACCGTCACGATTCGCTATGAGCTGCCACAGGCGGGACCGGTCACACTGAAGGTATATGACTTGCACGGAAGACTGGTTGAAACTCTTATTGACGATTTCACCTCCGCCGGAAAGAACGAAATACAATGGTCGCCGGAAGTTTTCAGCAGCGGTGTTTTCTTTCTATCGCTTGATGCGCCGCGCGTACACACGATACGTAAACTGCTTTACCTGAAATAA
- a CDS encoding alanine--glyoxylate aminotransferase family protein — MHDRLFIPGPVEVRPELLQAIARPQVGHRTQAYMDVHAATIPMLKKILYTEQEVLFFTCSATGVMEGSIRNLCQKKVLNTVNGAFSKRWFKIAGFNGIPADALEVPMGQAVRPEAVDKALATGQYDVFCAVFNETSTGVRAPLEEYAEVLKKYPDVMFCVDAVSAMAGDKIETDKLGLDVCLAGTQKCWGLPTGLCVTMISNKAMKRAEQAKAPGYYVNFVDAKKSNDKHQTPHTPGIPILFGLHAQCEHILNVEGLDNRWKRHLDMQKLTHEWVKKAGFELFPEKGYESVTLSCIKKPEGFDFKTLNGQLSKRHHCIISNGYGDIKEQTFRIAHMADTTVSEMKILFGWIDAILAEMKVPA; from the coding sequence ATGCATGATCGCCTCTTTATTCCGGGTCCCGTGGAGGTTCGCCCCGAACTTCTGCAAGCCATTGCCAGGCCACAGGTTGGCCACCGCACACAGGCTTATATGGACGTTCACGCTGCGACGATCCCGATGCTTAAGAAAATTCTCTATACCGAACAGGAAGTGCTGTTCTTCACCTGCTCGGCGACCGGTGTTATGGAAGGGTCTATTCGCAATCTCTGTCAAAAGAAAGTGCTCAACACGGTCAACGGCGCGTTTTCCAAGCGCTGGTTCAAAATTGCGGGCTTCAATGGTATTCCAGCCGATGCGTTGGAAGTGCCGATGGGTCAGGCCGTCCGGCCCGAAGCCGTAGACAAGGCTCTCGCAACCGGACAATATGATGTGTTCTGCGCGGTTTTCAATGAGACTTCGACGGGCGTGCGTGCGCCGCTGGAAGAGTATGCCGAGGTTCTGAAGAAATACCCCGATGTGATGTTTTGTGTGGATGCCGTGTCCGCCATGGCCGGCGATAAGATTGAAACCGACAAGCTCGGTCTCGACGTTTGCCTGGCCGGAACGCAGAAGTGCTGGGGATTGCCGACGGGATTGTGTGTCACCATGATTAGTAATAAGGCAATGAAGCGCGCCGAACAGGCGAAGGCACCCGGTTACTACGTGAACTTTGTGGACGCGAAGAAATCCAATGACAAGCATCAGACGCCACACACGCCCGGCATTCCCATTCTTTTTGGGTTGCATGCGCAGTGCGAACACATTCTAAACGTCGAAGGACTCGACAATCGCTGGAAGCGGCATCTCGACATGCAGAAGCTGACTCACGAGTGGGTGAAGAAGGCGGGCTTCGAGCTCTTCCCTGAGAAGGGTTATGAGTCGGTCACGCTGTCTTGCATCAAGAAGCCGGAAGGCTTCGATTTCAAGACGCTGAACGGGCAGCTCTCGAAGAGACATCATTGCATCATCTCGAACGGCTACGGCGACATCAAAGAGCAGACGTTCCGCATTGCGCACATGGCCGACACGACGGTCAGCGAAATGAAGATCCTGTTCGGTTGGATTGATGCGATTCTGGCCGAGATGAAAGTTCCGGCGTAA
- a CDS encoding TM0996/MTH895 family glutaredoxin-like protein, translated as MKIQVLGTGCPKCNKLSELTERVASDLGLDSKVEKVTDINAIVTAGVMMTPALLVDGQVKVSGRIPSEQELRSFLTEAAGE; from the coding sequence TTGAAAATTCAAGTTCTGGGCACAGGCTGCCCCAAATGCAACAAGTTATCCGAGTTGACTGAGAGGGTCGCCAGCGACCTCGGCCTGGATTCGAAGGTCGAGAAAGTCACAGATATCAATGCGATTGTCACTGCGGGAGTCATGATGACGCCTGCGCTGCTTGTCGACGGTCAAGTCAAGGTGTCGGGCAGAATACCGAGCGAACAGGAACTCAGATCATTTCTTACTGAAGCTGCCGGAGAATAA